The genomic stretch GACACGTTTGTCATCGGCCCTGGCAATAGGTTCGCACATGCAGCCTCCCTTGCCGTAGCAGAAGCACCGGCCAAAGCGTACAATCCTCTCTTCCTGTACGGTGGAGTTGGACTCGGCAAGACACACCTCATGCATGCCATTGGGCACTACATTTTGGAGCACAACCCCAGTAGTAAGGTTGTTTACCTCTCCTCGGAGAAATTCACGAATGAATTCATTAATTCCATCCGGGACAACCGTGGTGAGAATTTTCGGAATAAATACCGTAACGTAGACATATTGCTGATCGATGATATTCAGTTTTTAGCTGGAAAAGAATCAACACAAGAAGAGTTCTTCCATACGTTCAATGCACTGCATGAAGAACGTAAGCAAATCATTATTTCAAGTGACCGGCCTCCAAAAGAGATCCCAACACTCGAAGAACGATTGCGTTCAAGATTTGAATGGGGACTTATTACGGATATTCAGCCTCCGGATTTGGAGACAAGAATCGCCATTTTACGCAAAAAGGCGAGAGCAGAGAATTTGGATATTCCAAACGAAGCCATGATGTATATTGCGAATCAAATCGATACAAACATCAGAGAACTTGAAGGAGCACTAATACGTGTGGTAGCCTACTCTTCTCTGACGAACCAAGATGTCACAACTCATCTAGCTGCAGAAGCTCTGAAGGACATCATTCCGTCAAGTCGGCCTAAAATTATTACGATTCAAGATATTCAGCAAAAAGTTGGAGAATACTACAACTTGAAGATGGAGGATTTTAAGGCGCGAAAACGGACAAAGGCCGTTGCTTTTCCAAGGCAGATTGCCATGTACCTTTCAAGAGAACTGACAGATTATTCTTTACCGAAGATCGGAGAGGCATTTGGGGGAAGAGACCATACCACGGTCATTCATGCTCACGAGAAGATATCACAGCTCATCAAAACTGATCAGGAGCTCTTTAAAGTTATCAACAGCATTATCGAAAAAGTTAAAAACCCAACTTGAACAAGTACAAAGCCTATGCACAATCTGTACACATGTGGATAGGCTTAATTTTATGTCATTTAAGGCACTTATCCACATATTCAGTGCCCCTATTACTATTACTACTCTTTTTAAAAGATTACTACACCAAATAAACTAAGCTTTCAGCTCAACAAATTGAACTGCAAAAAAGCTTGTTTCAAGGTCTCTATTTTAAAAAACCGATGAATTAATTTATGCGGGTATAGCTTTTTTTATAACCAACTTTTTAAGTTTAAATCATTTAACCGCAAGTTCCAGGTCTTCAAACCTCTCTTCAAAAAGAATTCATTTTTCCAAGGAGTGTAACTATGAAAATAAGCATAATGAAAAGTTATCTGAATGATGCCATTCAGCAAGTATCTAAAGCCATTTCCAGCAGAACAACAATTCCGATTCTGAGCGGTATTAAGTTTGACGTTAACTATCAAGGCGTTACACTTACGGCAAGTGATACGGATATTTCAATTCAGTCTTTTATCCCTCTTGAAGAGGATGGAAAAAGTGTAGTTACTGTCGAACAAGCAGGAAGTGTTGTTTTGCCTGCTAAGTTTTTTGTCGAAATTATTAAGAAGCTGCCTTCACAAGATGTCAAAATGGAAGTGAAAGAGAACTTCAACACTTTCATCTCTGCTGGAGCAACAGAAATTCAGCTGGTCGGCCTTGATCCAGAAGAATTCCCTGTGCTGCCAAGCATTGAAGAGAACCAAACTGTCTCGATCCCTGGAGATTTGCTTAAAAATATGATTAAACAAACGGTGTTCTCTATTTCCACACATGAAACGACACCTATTTTGACAGGGGTCCTTTGGAGTCTTGCTGATAATGAGTTTAAATTTGTGGCAACAGACCGTCACCGTCTTGCTACACGCTCCGCTCACATTGAAGGAGCAGATGAGATTAAATTTCACAACGTAGTTATCTCCGGTAAAACGCTGAATGAACTCAGTAAAATCGTACCTGATCAAAATACACTCGTTGATATTGTCGTTGCTGATAATCAAGTGTTGTTCAAAATTGACCGCGTATTGTTCTACACTCGTATTCTGGATGGAACTTATCCGGATACTTCTAGAATTATTCCAACCACGTTTAAAACAGAACTGGTTTTGAATACAAAAAAACTAAGCGAGTCGATTGACCGGGCTTATTTGCTGTCTCGTGAGGAAAAAACGAATATTGTTCGCATGCAAACACTTGAAAGCGGGGATATTGAAATTTCGTCCAGTTCATCTGAACTCGGTAAGGTACGTGAAGAACTTGAGCTCAAGGAATTTAAAGGGGAACCTCTGAAAATTTCTTTCAACTCCAAATATATGCTCGATGTTCTTAAAGTCGTTGAAAGTGAAGAACTGATGATTTCCTTTACAGGAGTTATGAGTCCGATTATTCTGAAACCTATAGACAACAGCAATAGTCTTTATGTTATTTTGCCTTACCGTACAACCAATTAAGGCAAAAGTTATGCACATGAGAGGAAGTTTATCGTGAAAAAAATAGTTATCCACAGTGAATATATTAAGCTCGACCAGTTTCTTAAGCTGTCCGAATGTGTACCCACAGGAGGTATGGCTAAAGCACTTCTTCAAGAACAAGCGATCAAAGTGAATGGTGAAATTGAAGAACGCCGAGGTCGTAAGCTTTACCCTGGAGATCAGATTGAAGTTGAAGGGGCAGGATCATTCGAGGTAGAAGCAAAGGCATAGGCAGCAGTAGGATGTGGACACCCGCTGCTTCCTCAAAGAGGCGAGGGGCAAGGGAGGATATAGAGCGTGTTTGTGACTGATATCGAACTAAAACAATTCCGCAACTATGAGTACTTAAAACTGGACTCGTTTGGCCCAGTCAATCTCATCATAGGACAAAACGCGCAAGGAAAGACAAATCTTGTTGAAGCCATATATGCACTGGCTCTTACGAAAAGTCATCGCACATCAAAAGATAAGGAACTAATTCGCTTTGAGTCTGGCAGTGCAAACATCCGTGCACATGTAGATAGAAAATATGGAAAAATTCAGCTTGAACTTGCTCTTTCCCAACAAGGTAAGAAAGCAAAGATTAACGGACTAGAACAGCGGAAGTTAAGTGACTTTGTTGGAAGTTTGAATGTAG from Paenibacillus polygoni encodes the following:
- the dnaA gene encoding chromosomal replication initiator protein DnaA, with translation MDSHTSELWQQILSIIQTKLSKPSYDTWFKATKATKLTDQTIVISAPTTFAVEWLESRYTKLVGSTVYELLGKQVDVKFVIEEDKTAEPDPQQVFTPPPVTQEEAVSHMLNPKYTFDTFVIGPGNRFAHAASLAVAEAPAKAYNPLFLYGGVGLGKTHLMHAIGHYILEHNPSSKVVYLSSEKFTNEFINSIRDNRGENFRNKYRNVDILLIDDIQFLAGKESTQEEFFHTFNALHEERKQIIISSDRPPKEIPTLEERLRSRFEWGLITDIQPPDLETRIAILRKKARAENLDIPNEAMMYIANQIDTNIRELEGALIRVVAYSSLTNQDVTTHLAAEALKDIIPSSRPKIITIQDIQQKVGEYYNLKMEDFKARKRTKAVAFPRQIAMYLSRELTDYSLPKIGEAFGGRDHTTVIHAHEKISQLIKTDQELFKVINSIIEKVKNPT
- the yaaA gene encoding S4 domain-containing protein YaaA, whose product is MKKIVIHSEYIKLDQFLKLSECVPTGGMAKALLQEQAIKVNGEIEERRGRKLYPGDQIEVEGAGSFEVEAKA
- the dnaN gene encoding DNA polymerase III subunit beta, translating into MKISIMKSYLNDAIQQVSKAISSRTTIPILSGIKFDVNYQGVTLTASDTDISIQSFIPLEEDGKSVVTVEQAGSVVLPAKFFVEIIKKLPSQDVKMEVKENFNTFISAGATEIQLVGLDPEEFPVLPSIEENQTVSIPGDLLKNMIKQTVFSISTHETTPILTGVLWSLADNEFKFVATDRHRLATRSAHIEGADEIKFHNVVISGKTLNELSKIVPDQNTLVDIVVADNQVLFKIDRVLFYTRILDGTYPDTSRIIPTTFKTELVLNTKKLSESIDRAYLLSREEKTNIVRMQTLESGDIEISSSSSELGKVREELELKEFKGEPLKISFNSKYMLDVLKVVESEELMISFTGVMSPIILKPIDNSNSLYVILPYRTTN